The window CGTCTCAGGGTCAGAGGTCGGTCATCCACGGCAAGTTCAAAGTCATCCTCCATTGGTGCTTTACTGGAGGAAATTTCTTCAGACGGCCTCCTTGGTTGCATTACAGCGAGAGAGTTACCTGAAAACAAGAGAGCAAGTTTCATCCTGTGTgtatacagtgtacatgtaggcATAGTAGTCGAGTCAATATCTTTCAGTGTTGCTTTACCCTTTTATCACattggtttggcccaaatcccaatgctatcaatggtgaatgtggaACTATTTaaagggaattggggtgaacagcttAAACACTGCGTACCTTTCTTTATCTCCTCCATCGAAGATGCTCTCTTGTTTttgttcttctttttcttctttttgtgaCTTTTCTCTGAGGAACACAAAACATGTATTAAAGTCTTAACAAGCACTTAATTATgctgtgtgtgtgcgtgtgtgtgtgtgtgtaatgtaTAGAATagctatatatgtgtgtgtgtgcctatCTGTATATAACATATTCAGTAGCATAAATCAGCACAGTCATAACAATATTCCAATGTCCAAATATTTTAATTACATTCCATCAACATTACAGGAAAGGAATCTGAAAAATTCCGAGGATTAACAATCTCACTGCATAAACTAAATGGAATTATCCTGACCTGTGACAAGTGGGGATATTGGCAGTAGTAACGGATCAATGTTCTTGTGTGGGATTCCACTCAGATTTGCATTCTTGTACGTTCCTGATGCAGATTTTCTCTCCAAGACATCGCTGTAACAGAAACATTATAACGGTAGTTATTGACAAAGTGTCATGTGAGTAGGGACTGGGTATTTTGTTGACtggttttttttcactttgttaGTTTGCGTTCTATCAGTTATTAACCTCATTTTGATATATGCTGTAAGAGGGCAAATATCTAAAACTGCAAATCTATGTATTATGACAATATAGGGACGATAGCTATAACTTCTCGCAGGGCAGACCAGGAATGGTGCACTTTAAAAACGGAGACCACCAAGCACCGATCGTCCTAAATTCGATTTCATTAACTTCATTTCTATTCATACTTTGAACTTATTTAACATTAAGCCTACATCACACTTTTTCTGTCAAGTTGACAAGTAATTTGGTTGTTATTCTACACTACAATGAAAAATACCCCATGGACTGCCAAGCTGCCAACTCAATCATTCGTAGTGTCACCCAACTCAGTTTGGGGCCAATGCATTTAACAAAATTATTAAGTACGTTGGCGCAATGTTGCATATTGCGGCTCAATGTTGTGTATTGCACAGATTGCGCTGTTTACTAAATGTCCATTTACAAACCTTGGCAGggtttgttttatcattatacaagcagaatttctgactgcatcaagtTGGCTTtatcaacagtaaagtggccaTGGGTGTAAGACAACATGTGTCGAGCAAGAATGTCAATTTCTCACCTAAAAACTGAACatttataaaatgaaaaataatcatgAAATCAGACGGATGGAAATTCAAGAGGGACTGTCAGTTGTTCAGAATTGGTAGCTAGACAAGTGAGTAATTGTCCTACCCTGTCGTTTGCAAGGATTTCGACCTGGGTCGATTCAGCGCATTGTCTTGGAgaagaaatttatcaaatgttGAAATGTGGGTCACTTGCTTATCGTCTTCATAGTCACTTCTGTCTTCGCTGGCACTGGCCTGAAATGGTGCTTGGTTTGATGACGGTTGGAAACTTGCTGGTGTTgctggaaaatgtaaaaaagatAAAAGATGAATGTCAAGCTTTGGTAAGACTAGACAAAGAGTtgactgaaaaatatttaagcATGATACATGTGAACATCTAAAAGCTTGATGTGGGACTGACGACTGCTGATTAttggaatttcaaaatatctgataaatTGCTGCAGGTCTGAACACTTCAGGAGAAAATAACTTTGATGATGGCATGAATATCACTGAGAGAcacaaaactgaaaacaagCTGCTTCTAAAATATAATGCAGAAATCATAAGGGCAACCAGGGATGTTACTTGTTttgatgacaacaacaacaacaacaacaaatactcTCTGGATTGCTGTCTGTTGATACACAATCTCTCTTTCATTGAAAAATCGCTCTCCATTATTGGAATAAAAAAGTGCTGTGTCACATTGTTTGATATTTACCGCTTGCAACAGACTAATTATGTACTTTTGTAACTTAACACAATTAATAATCCAGgcaaaattattaaatatattgtggTTTACCCAGCTTTCCTCTGACACCTTTCAATGGAGCTAATTTAGGGCTTCCATGTGGCGTTGCTCCTTGACTTAAAGAAATTGGTGACATACTCCGTAGAGGATGCAAACTACCTcctgccaaaaaaaaaaacaattgatGAGAGCTATTAATTATGTCCCTTACTTGTGAAGTAATCAAGCAGTGAAAAACAAAAGTTGATATATTTTGTCGTTGGGGGCGCTAACACAGGCAAGTCTGCAATGGCCACCTGCAGAGTTtgcaaaattccaaaatctgaaCTATCACTCGAGAACTTAGACCAGCTAAATACAACTTTTTAGAAAATGGAATCTATCCTCATAAGAAGCagtttgattttgtgaaaaaggaCAAATGGAACAAAGTATAACCATACATTATAAGGCACATTGCATTAACTCTTTGATTGTACAGTGCAAGTATATATGGCTTCAACATTGATGATATATATAGCAATGAAGGTTACAAGTCAAAAGATGAAGTCTTGGCTTTGAATTCTATAAGGTCATATTACTTTTAAACTACAATGTACCTATGCCATATGAAATCACATTCTTCACTCAATGATAACAgtcattacgggaaggctccattaacttaggaataccctacttccctagaggatcaatttcacagacctgcctttcctacaatggcactacaatagcaccagctggattagataaacataacaatggaacattcacaccttggggattaaaagtcttctgtttgtcacccgagttgctcaggcaaggactcgggtttcaggtaccatgcaagtttaataatgcagtcgtcccctaatgTAAACTGACTCATTGCCAGGCCAAGCAGAcataattttttgcaaaaagcCACACTGAAAAACTCTCTTCTTCCTTGGAAATTAGCAACTTCACTGTTCTCCtttcaaaaacatgtttattgATGTTCAGTGCATTCACTATATCATGTCAACAATTAGGAAGATGATTTGGTATtgtaggaaaacaaaagatttgttagatggaaaaaaatataattgttgaagaaatattttctttttcatttctcaTAGAATATCAATCGATATTACTAGAGGTTGTATTGGTAATGCACGTGTACTATTGATTACCTGGTTAGAGGGACTTTCTTTTAAAACTTAAGTTTAATGGAAAATTTGAAGCAAAACTAGCCAAATCCTGTAGCTTAGACAGATATCCCGTATAGCTCggacaaattttgatgaacacAGAGATTATGAATGTATCATACTTTATACAACATAAACTTCCTCTTTGAAAACTGAGTAACATGTAAATTCTGCTGTAATGAGTGACCAAATGGAGAACTTGCAAAGCTCACCACTGACATCACGTACAAGTGAAAAAGGTCAAAGAGCAACATTCACAGCCCAGGTACACGTATAGTGTAATTCTCAGAAGAATTTCTCCAGGTACTGAATCTAGCAGAACAACCAATCTAAGTAAATGAAGAATACAAAGTGGCAATGATTTGTGGAATTTTATTTCTAATGTGACGATGTATCACCAATTTAAAATTTACCTTTATCTGCCCTTTGAGCAGCAAGAATTTGTTGGGAGGTAGTTTCCACGTGTGTGGCAAGGTCAGATGCTCCTTTGCCTAATGGTCTCAACGGAGCTCCTGGTGCACCACTGTTGCCTTGGTTACCAGTCTTCAGGGTATACGATGTTGAAGTTGGATCGCTGTGTCCGCGTCTCATAGCAACCGGAGATGGCAATGGCGAATACTTCTGCAGAGTAGCTCTTGGTGAACTGTCAGTATTTAGAGACTGTGTTGGTGAAGTTTTAGCAAATTCTTCTGCTGGTGACAAATCATCTACTCTCGACGTTGCAGACTTCACTTTCTTCTTTGTTACAGGTGGAATTGGTGACAGCACATGAAGATTTGCTCTCTGTTCCCCTGGCGACCGGGTTACCACCTGTTTCTGTCTCAACAGTGGAGGGGCATGCTTACCATGTTTTTGGAGGGCCATGTCAGGAGGATGCTGTTCATCCAATGGTGGCAGGTTCTTCCGTCGATCCAAAATGTTGTGTTGCTGCATGCCATTGGTGTCGTTTGCCACAGCACTCATCTGACTGAGCTGGTTGCTAGACTCCTGTGTTGACAGATTGACAACATGTGCGGATATCACACTTGACCTTGATGCCCTAGTCCTCATTTCTGGCTTTCCTTGTGACATCTTGGCCTCTCTTGAACTTTTATTTGCCATTCCGGATGCAGAATCTGTGTCCTCACTTGTCATTTCTCCGGATGCCACGCTGGCTTCATCATTACTGTTTCCATCCTGGCCTTTGTCCTTTCCCTTTCGAGACGAAAACAGATTTGACAAGAATCCAAATCTGCTCTTCTTATTTGAGGTATTGGCACTTGTATTTGACATTGGAGTCTGGGCCACTTCACTGACATCTGGTTTCATACTGCCATACTTGGCATTGTGGGCTAGCAGGATTGCAGCCACGTTTTCGTGACCAGACTGTTTAGCATAGTCTAACGGAGTTCCTCCCATGCAGTCTTGAGCCGAGTTGTTCACATTCAGTGACAGCAACATCTCAACACACCTTGCTTGGCCAGTAGCTGCAGCCCAGTGTAATGGTGTCCTACAGAGAAACAACAGGCAACCATGTTCATGTATTTTCTGGTGTTACTGTCTTGAAGTCATAGTACAGTTTCTGGTGTATTGTGCAAGGCATACAGTGATTTCATCACGAAACAATAAGCTGTTCTTCAGACAGATGCTTGAGCATTATTGAAATAAACTAAATAGCTACTGCACTCTTGCTGATATACATGTAGACACAATCAATGAGagagaaaatgaacaaatatcCTCTTATTATAGTGTATAATATTCTACGCTCTCATTTACCATTTATTTCATGTCCATGCATGCactacaaaattaaaaacaccaaGCACCTCCCAGTGATTACAGcatggatgacctttgacctgagaAATGGAACGCAGAACAGCTCAGTATAAAACCATCAAAGATTCTGCAACATCTTGATGATGAGATTACAGGTGTCAAATTAACAACGCATTTCTAGGGAAACCTGAGTACCAGTCAGCCTTTCAGAAATCTGGTGCTTGATATATTTTGCCTAGCCTGAACGCCTATGTGTCCTATTAATTTTCTTGTACGTATAAAGGTTTTCCATATGCCTGAAAGCTAGATAAGATACACAAGACATGGAACACTACGCACGAAGAACACCAGATCAGTTCACAAATAAGGGCTGCATTTtcaacaatacatgtatgttacgTTATGTCTAGAATTTGAGAATGGAGAGAGGGATACTGGTGTATACTGATTAACTGTTATAATCTTTACTGAGGTAACTTGTCCAAAAGTCTATCACAGGAATATTTGACAGTGTTACCGTAAATCCACAGTCAAGGTTCTATGGCATAGACGGCGTATCAAAAAAGCTATTATATGTAAGTGAATTTCATATTTACCCATCATAATCATGTTATACCAGTACAAATTTATGTAGGTGTACAAAATCCTTCAACACATTCATGCATATACAATAGCtgtacacattttgaaataaaaaaacaataacaaattgtACAAGACAGTTTTGTGCAAAGAAATTGCATTCAATTTAATGTAAAAGCCCAAGGCACATATTCTGACATATTTTTTGCTCAAGATAATATACAAtgcagtttttttttgtcataCCAATCCAAGAAGAGTGTTCACCACCTAcggttttggatttatcaaCGCAAATTACTCAATGTATGGAAAAATTGTACTGTTACCGGTACTACTCATACATGAATTTCAATACAGACAGAAATCTCACAGTCAATGACAGCAAAGCTACATGGAGTTATACGCCTCCAGGCTGTACTAGCATGCTGCATTACTGTTGAACACGATTCTAAGAGACCACACAACAAAACTCTGCTGCTGATACAAATGAACAATGACACTAGAAAGACTGTCAAAGTCACATGCACTTTTAGGCTTTCACTTCAATCTTTTTTACAGCAGAGATCTTTCAGGAACCAAGGAACTATTGTTAAATGCTTCTGTAAATGGTAACATGTCTTGAACAAGCAAGAAAATGGAAATACACTGATGTAATACGCTATCGCTAGCTGCCACAGTCAGATTGCACCTTTAAATTAACTTCACTGCAACAGCTGTTGATATGAAATGCCATAATATCCCTTTAACGTGTATAACTGTGTCTATACTGTTGATCAATATGAGTATTTGGATCACTTTGTCAGTGCTAGAACATATCTACTCAGAAATTCAACATTGATCATCATCAGTTACCATCATCCTTTCAAATATAGATCAGTGTACATACACTATAATATTATTAAatatctaccatcgagaacaatagaattttgtgcACACTAAAAACGCTGTACGGAATGCCTATTCCGTAATATTTACTGTTTCCAGATACTCCGCCCATTACGTCTCAGTCACTAATGTaagatatatataataacaagtCAGgtgatacgctgcgccaatgtccctGTGCAgtctttgcggtatttttgtaataacctcctagtatgtatgtatcatatGGACAATTAATGTCACATCGAACAGTCAAAGATATTGCAATTCACATACTGGCATGAATGTGAGTAAAATCTTCAAGTTCAACGGGAATATATTTATTCTTAACAGGCAAGTAACACAATGTGTTTTATATCCTTGACTTTATGCCCATACTTTGCCTCCAAGAAACTTTGAACTACTTCGCTATTTTgtgatcaaaattaaaaatcaggGTCATGTGATCAAGTTTTCTATCAGAAAACCTTAGTTACCTCAGCTTAATTACCTTAactttttcactgtatatattcAGATTTAATTTTCCTTCCACAAAACTGTGTGTACTCAGTCCTCATAAGATAATCTGAAAACTTATGCTGGTACATAGTGAAATGATGAAATGCTTTCAGagacttcaatttttttcaattgtccCTGGCAGCCTGGGACCCTGGTGCAATttaaaacacagacaaaaacattTTACCTTGTACATTGTTTTTCTAATCTTTTTGTAAAAGTCTGAAAGGTTTTATCATCCATAATacacaaatgttgaaatttaaCGGTTGGGTTGCTCTGTAGTGGTCTGTCTGTGGCTAGTAAATTGTCATTTATCAttctttgtcattttgtcaTCGTCCTTCATTTCTTTCTTCCCATTCTTTTCAATATGCATACAGGCAAGTTGAATATGCAATAAACAGGAAGCAGGATGACCGGGTAACTAAATACATGCACAAACCTGTCATCCGGGTCACCAGCTTCGAAGTAGACATGCTGAATTTTCGAGAGTTCTCTAAGCACGTCACTGTGACCCGCAGCGGCGGCCAGGTGCACACACGTCTTTCCCGACGCATCGATGATATTGACAAGTCTGGCTCCTCCACTCTGACAGCCAACCAGAACAGAACAACACGGAGTGCTACcgttctgtgataaaaaaatgaaaatctcaATGAGTTACAAATTGGTTTTTGCAGACTATGAATGCAAATAACACATGTAATATAAGCTAGAACACTAAAATAGGGAAAGTCATAAATATAAGAACGATAAAGTTGTGGTATATTCTCATAAGCATGCCCTCAGTGCTACTTCAGATTCAAGGCACTGCCAAAAAGTAACTTCAAACAATTAAAGCCCCCTTAGTTGCTCCTGTTTGATGCATTTTCCAGATATCTGTTCTGTTAATGAAATAcatgttcttgttcttctcccaaaATAATATCATGTTCCTTTATAAGTTTTCAACCTGTCAATAttacatgtatctatgtatttggTTAATGTTCCATTGAATATTATTGTTGATCACTGAATTTAATCTGGGCTGGAATTTATTTCTCAATAAAATGTCTTAGTGTACACAAAGACTCTGTTTGCAAAGCtaataataatttgcattttaacacACTATTAAAGGAGTAGTATAAGAAATGTATTTGTTGTAAAAAACACACATGAGAGGTGTTATCAAAATTATGGATAAAGTTTCTTCATGACAACCAGAGGCAGGGAATATCGATGCACATATCCTCAAATTGAAAGGTTTATCCTGTTGCCTGCCGTAATGTCTAgaaatgaattattcaaaataGGTAGAAAGCAGTTATcagttttctttgacaactcAATTTTAACATTCAAAGTTGAAAATGAATTCCTATTAGAGTGTAACTGTAAGAGTGCAATGCACATGTTCAAGTACATGATATCATAGATAACAGCTGGGACAGTCAAGATTCCATCCCATTGACAGACAGCTGTCAATTGCACCACTGTGATTTGATGAACTCATCAGACATACGTATAACCAGCCCTGGCACACACGTGTGACCTGTGACCATTCTGTCTGACCCTATGCCTGTTGAAGTCACCCTCCATGCatctcatgacattttttgtcattaCATGTTAAGAAACTCATCTGGGTCCTTTTTCTTGGTGACAGCTAGATTATAGTAATATTTAATGTGACATAAATTACACAAATTCAGACTTCACTCCTGATCAGATATTGAAATTAGTCTTGAAATTGATGATGATATATTGAGAGTCAACAACTGTTCAATTTTCTCTACTGTCTGGCTCATTAAGATACAAGAAAGGAAGAATAGAGTCACACTGATTTCTATTACTGAGAGAGAAAGacttttaattcaaaatggtggCATTGATCAGACGGTATTATCAGCTGCTAAATTTCTCATGACACGACGATTATAAGACGCCTTGATTAGAACACAACTATTCACAGATTACAACATTACATTACTGAATTACATTACTAGGGAAATAATCTCTCTTAATTTCTTGCAATCAATGTTTGATTCACCTCAATTGATGATGTTAAGTTAATTGCATGTATTTGTGGTAACAACGATGTCTGCAGACATCGTTGTTACCACAAATATGGAAACTTAACAGTTTGACTCATCCTAATGAAACTTCCAGCCACAATAAATTTACCTGAGCAGTGTAATCACGTTGTTGCtgaaatcttagattgtaaaaAAAGGTCTGTTTTTAGTAAAATACTAGTAAACAAACTGACAAATTTTCAGGAGAGTCAGACATAAAGAAATTAGCCTCCTGACCTCTGACCCTTCTCTTTGCATTGACTCCtgggaaaatcaaattttctcaaactgaaaaacttgctgtgACCTCAAGATTACTTTCTGAATGAGACCTGATCACTGTATTGACCTTCACTGCAATGCATCAAACTTAAATGAATGCAGCACAGCAAGTATGAATGATGATGCTTAATTGTTTATATCTACTCGTGTGTGGCTTTCAGAGATACAATTACCAACAAAGAACCTATCTGTGCTACTTGTTATAGAATTTACTGGGGTAGATTCACAGGGAAAGTAAAAGTGTTTGGGTATTGTTCTTAAATTGTTGAGGTCATTGAAGCTCAAAATTGTCTATTATGATCACAGAAGaaagaaatttgtcaaattattATGGGCACAGCATGCATCATTGTGTAGCAATTTATCTGCATATTACTGTTCTGCCTTTACATGAATATGAATGGAAGATTAACAATATTCACTTTGTAACAGAAGGAGAATCTACCAAAATAAAGCTATGTACAGTTTTCACCAACATTTTCTAGTCTGGAGAGTTAAGCCGCGgaagaaatattttcaacttgTATTGACATATGATGAAAAATTTAATCATTGATAAGTGTAGTAATAAATCTATTGAAGAAAACTGCATTGTTGTGAGTGCTTCCACGACACAGATGTACTCTAGGAGTGGAGTGCTTGATGGCGGCGAGTAAGAGAACTGACAGTACAAGTGTTGGCTTTACAAGGGCTATACTCTTCAGAAATTCAAAACAACTTTCAATTGTTCACATCTTACACATATAAGGAATGGTAGACAAAGGTCTGTGAATGTGGTTAAATATATCACAGCAAGTATCAAAGCATCCTCAAAACTGAGAaaagaaattattattattaggtaCGAAAGTATTGTCAgaaacacttgaagtttcaTTTGTGAAATAACTCCCAGTACTAGAAACTGTGAAGAGGACTTCAATCTTGCATATGTTATATTTTGAAATGCTTATGAACCCTGGGTAAAGTGACACTAAAAATAGAAATCTAGGGTTCTACATTAATGGATTAATTTGGGATTATCCCTCTAGGCCCTCTAGAAATAACAATATTGCTGTTGTTGCCATGTACCTGAATAGGTTCTTGGTAAATAACCGATGGCAAAATGTAAGCTCCAGGTAATCCTGGATTAGACAGGAGCACATCACCATACGCCCACAAACAGGTTTTCTATCACACAACGTacaggtaacatttttaaatttgtattataGGTCTGGTATGTAAATGAGAGCTCAAGACATACAGAAAATGTTCATGTAGCCTACGCCACTGCTTACATGAGACAAAGAGGTAGAATTTTGAAGTATTTATTGTAAGAAGCACAAAATCTATATGATGTGATTGGATGTTGCATGTTGTACATGGTGAAATATGTCACCTGCAAATGGCTATATACCTGTTTATGGACACACATGCTTGCAAACACTAAAATGTCATATGCGTGCCAGTTGCGAAATGTACTACATGGAAGTCATGTATAGTACATGTGGCTTATTGAAACTTAAATAATTTAAATCTTAATATTCCATTCGACTGGAATTTCAAATTGACTGATTAAATCataccccattttagaccttggtTTCACTGAACTTTAACATTTCAGACCACATCACTGTAAAACTCACCTAAAAGGCAGCATGTACGGCATACATAATGGCAAATGTGGGAGTTGTTCTATATCCCTCCCTCATTTTTTCCTTGTGTGGgtaagtgtatatatatatatatatatatatatatatatatatatatatatatatatatatatatatatatatatatatatatatatatatatatatatatatatatatatatatatatatatatatatatatatatatatatatatatatatatatatataatatagtggtgaatgaaaagtgacgaatgaagtgtatatatatatatatatatatatatatatatatatatatatatatatatatatatatatattatatatatataatatagatatatatatatatatatatatatatatatatatatatatatatatatatatatatatatatatatatatatatatatatatatatatatatatatatatatatataatatatatatatatattattaatatagtggtgaatgaaaagtgacccatgcgggactcgaacccacaccccccgtagacatacggatgctctaccaactgagctaatggatcagatCGGTCCAATGTGGGCGGCCTGACcttagatggggcttttcattcgTGGTgcgatatagatatatatatatatatatatatatatatatatatatatatatatatatataatatatatatatatatatatatatatatatatatatataatatatatatatatatatatatataataatatatatatattcgttgtgcgatatatatatataatatatatatatatatatatatatatatatatataatatatatatatatatatatatatatatatatatatatatatatatatatatatatatatatatatatatatatatatatatatatatatatatatatatatataaacttaagTGAAAAGGGTATCATTGATACAGCCAAAGGTCATAGCAACACAGCATTGAAGTCCAGTGGTTACATCGAACAGATTTAAGACCAACCAATCACCAACGAGAAAAAATAACAGGAAACGTAACATATCATGTGGTTCAACCCCCTTTTACTAAAACATAGATTCTAAACATCACCAAGAAATTCCTTCAACTTGTTGATCAACACTTCCAAAAGGGGTCTAAAGTACAAAAGattttcaacagaaacacaattacATGTACACTGAGCTGCAGTAGCATGGAGAATATGGCCTGTATAATCAAATCACATGATAAAAGGGTAATCACCAGAAACTAACATAAAGATCGCTCAGCTGTCTGTAATTGCTGGGATAAATTTTCATGTCCAGTGAAAGGTGATTGTCAAGCAAGGAGTGGCATTTACTCCACATTATTAAGGTAGAAGGCAACTTgcagacagatattcagactctcaaactttttcaattcttttctgatctaccacttgtgagggttcattataaagctcttggtgtaaggaaacttttcacaggctacctttttcaaaaatataaattttgtttttcctccatagagttaacatggggatggtggccattttgaattcaaattcagtaaatcttgaaaaatttgtttctctagttccaaaattagcacggtaacccctgatttttactcttgattttgaaagagaatgattaaaatattctttgaggaaagttggaTGTTTATTCAAGAGAAACAGTGGATAAAAAGTGTATAACTAGAAACAGTTGATGCCTTTGCGAAAACGAcagtgatgataatgataaatgGGTAAAATGTCCATATCAGATCTGAAATGTCATAACTCCTTAGTTTGATACCTGTCAAAGTTGCACtgacaacaataacattgaTGAACTTACAAGCTCAATAGCATCGACAGATATTTCAA of the Ptychodera flava strain L36383 chromosome 20, AS_Pfla_20210202, whole genome shotgun sequence genome contains:
- the LOC139119783 gene encoding uncharacterized protein — encoded protein: MEFPYSQVAERYEQDDDESSDNEDWFFIAHQSAGTGDIPTLMEAIKHDPSVLEYQDNEGMTPLTHAVAGHQLETMKLLVKMGASINTVDTQGRTPLSVAAYQGWYDGVVFLMRNGAKQHIADKTGRLPLHAATYDNDTRTISVLLQNLGIEEVNEQDNEGMTALHWAAFHNRPEHVQLLMLKGSDIYSVDIDGKTPLHWAAQNGSTPCCSVLVGCQSGGARLVNIIDASGKTCVHLAAAAGHSDVLRELSKIQHVYFEAGDPDDRTPLHWAAATGQARCVEMLLSLNVNNSAQDCMGGTPLDYAKQSGHENVAAILLAHNAKYGSMKPDVSEVAQTPMSNTSANTSNKKSRFGFLSNLFSSRKGKDKGQDGNSNDEASVASGEMTSEDTDSASGMANKSSREAKMSQGKPEMRTRASRSSVISAHVVNLSTQESSNQLSQMSAVANDTNGMQQHNILDRRKNLPPLDEQHPPDMALQKHGKHAPPLLRQKQVVTRSPGEQRANLHVLSPIPPVTKKKVKSATSRVDDLSPAEEFAKTSPTQSLNTDSSPRATLQKYSPLPSPVAMRRGHSDPTSTSYTLKTGNQGNSGAPGAPLRPLGKGASDLATHVETTSQQILAAQRADKGGSLHPLRSMSPISLSQGATPHGSPKLAPLKGVRGKLATPASFQPSSNQAPFQASASEDRSDYEDDKQVTHISTFDKFLLQDNALNRPRSKSLQTTGDVLERKSASGTYKNANLSGIPHKNIDPLLLPISPLVTEKSHKKKKKKNKNKRASSMEEIKKGNSLAVMQPRRPSEEISSSKAPMEDDFELAVDDRPLTLRREVPKQPSMEHAKSRPLERHGSWKEQDDVFAPEEPEELQSGKFKNDSAHSKYPNYKEIESVT